One Telopea speciosissima isolate NSW1024214 ecotype Mountain lineage unplaced genomic scaffold, Tspe_v1 Tspe_v1.0923, whole genome shotgun sequence genomic window, AACCTTGGCCCTCTGAAAGTCACAAATTTGTGCTACACTCAATCCAAGAGACTAGGCACAattgtttgggcttgatttTATGATTTAGTGGGAAACAAGTACAATGTGGGTTATAGATGAGTGGGTAAATCAGGATTGCTAGTCTGAGGTTCCTATGTGTAATGAAACACAAACAGTACTAAGCGATTGCTGTTTCAGGTACTCGATATGGTGCTAGTCTGCGTAAGCAGATCAAGAAGATGGAGGTCAGTCAGCACAGCAAATACTTCTGTGAATTTTGTGGGAAGGTacagtattttttttcttgtcagTTCTGTTAATTCCATTATTTAGGGAGGCCTACTGCATCCAAGATGAATGTGCCTATTATAATCAATGGTACACTTGTGTAGTACGCAGTGAAGAGGAAGGCAGTAGGAATTTGGGGCTGCAAAGATTGCGGTAAAGTTAAGGCTGGCGGTGCTTATACACTAAAGTAAATATTATTACTCTCTGTACTTCCTATTCATATTTTCCTTTCTCAAttacctctttttcttttagataCTGATTTTGCTTTTTCTAATTGCATTACAGCACTGCCAGTGCTGTGACCGTCAGGAGCACCATTAGGCGGCTGAGGGAGCAAACTGAGAGTTGAGGACCAAGATGGCTtctgcttttattttttctgagaGATTCTAAGTATTTGAGCTCCTTTAACAATTAAAAACTAGTTGGAGTGGACACAGCACTTGAACCTTGAATTGCCTAGCGTGCTAGTGTTTTGGACAatacaattttgttttttttcgaGTGAATGATTGTCATGATTATTCATCTTTCAGGGTTTACTTGCTTGCTTCTCTTACTGTCTTTGCAAGATCTGCAAAGTGTACAACAACATGGGAGCTACATGAATGTCATATTATAAACAATTTTCAAAGAAGAAGATACAatacttgagagagagagagagagctggaATCCTGCATGATACCATCCTAAATTAGGAGTTCAGATTATAATGACTACTCTCAATGTCAGTTTGGAGGTCAAATTTGAAGTATCTAATGAGAAAGCAAGATGTTTGCTTTTCCAGATATAGCTAGTCTGAATGACGAATTCGGTCCAAAACAGGTTTTACAAGAAAAGATGGGTGTTTTCATAGAAAGCTTTTAAAGTGTGATGAGTATAGTTGCATAGGTCATGGTTCACAAAGCAAGTTGGAATCAGGTGAATTGGCTGATTTAAATCCGACTCGTCTATATTTGAAGTGGCCTTTTATTCTGATGCTCCTTCTGAAACAAGTGTTCTGACCAATTCAATGCTTCGGCCTAAACTAATTAGCAGTTAATTACCAGTTGATTTGATATCGGATTCCATGGAGACTAGTGTGATTGCCTGATGTAGaatttttaaaccttggtttCAATGCAAGAGAACCAAGGGCAGTGGAACTGGGTTTTATTTCTACTGGTATACTTGTTCAATCATAGGAGGAAtaattatcccctccaattccttatGATTGGAAATGAGCACCCTActccaccttgggcagtgtgttcgggtagggggtggggtggtcatttccacagTGAATTGGAGGGATTGAAGCGGGCAGTGAATTGGAGGGAACAATGATTCAGCACGCATTTCAGAATTGTTTTATAATTAGTTCATCTTTCGTTCACAAGTAGATGTCTTGTTATTACATTTCGGAGTTGTTTTAAAACCAGTATATCTTCAGCAAATGTGTTGCTCCTTGTGCCAATAAGCTGATGATATGGCCGCTTATTGGAGTCATTAGACCACATCCTTGCTGCCAAACACTGTTAGGGTTGTCTTGCATTTTCCTGTTAGGGCTGCCGTGGTTGTATGTCATGGTGGATTGGTTGACCCATTGCTTTGTAATTTTGGAGTGCATAGAGAGGTACTCGTTAGGCCTAACAGATCTTAGTGAAGAAGTGGCGAAGCATGGTGAATAGGTGGGTTTTCCTTGTTGAATATGCATTTCTCCATTGACAATAGACTGTTGCAGTGGCCAACAGGGAATAACAGTCCGTTCATGGGCAGGAAGTTAAGTGCCACAGTCCACGGCGGACCTCACATACCACATGCCACGATACTATCCGCTTTGATTAAGGTTTGCCACACGGTTTTAAAACATGTCATATCATTTGAAGATTGGCCACCATTATATGGACATTACATGGCCTAAGAAGTACAGTTGATGTAAGATTAAATTCCGTGGCACAATAGGAAGGAGCTAGATTGATTAAAAACACAACTAATTAGCTCCATAGTCTATAGGGAGTTTGAACCCTAATCAGCACAATTCCGAAGTATTAGACATGCCGTTGACCATCTGCTAATAGTCTACAATCAAGTCGATTTATATTTGGGTTGATTATATAGGATTCTCCATAGAGTGATTGTGGCTCTTACGGGAATCTAATCCTTCGTTGAGCCACCCAAACTGAAATTACGTTTGAAGGAGCTGTGGAGTAGCTCATTAGCAGAATCTATgtgatgaaccacaaatcatccccACCAATTGGAAGACGTCACGTGTCCCTGAAAAGGAAGATCCACCTGGACACCCTCTCTCCTAAGGCTACGTATCCCAACAGGGTACTAGCGCAAGTTAGATTGCACTACGTCAACAACAAGATGAACACCACCACGAGGACTCCGGAGCCTCCCTTACTACTTACGTAACCCACATGGACTCAAGAAGGATCTAGTCATCCGAAATGATCTATCTTTCCGGAAGGATCTATCCATCCagaaggacaaccctactgggacactaagtctcacgggaagacaaccaaccaggaaggagccctgctactcagggactctatccacTCCGTGGTTCACTCTTCCATCtacgaagaagactccacatcaactagggactctccactccacCACGCACCGCTATAAAAGAGgaggtatctcacaccctcaacccatcttgaataatctctattcatctgtttgctcaggagatctcactttggcatcagagagccctaggccggaaccacaccggttctctctggtgaccccttggtcctttttgcaggtgacggcactcgcaagaccgctcgacgatttcttgacgcaacactaTGAGTTGCCATTGCTGTTTGCATCCCAAATGAGGTCATCATCCACAGCTAAGTTGTGGATGTTGGGATAGAGAAGATATAGTAGTAGTGTAGATACCAATATACCACACAAGCTGTCCCTATGAAGTCATGTGGCTGTCAAAGTTGCCCTGCTACCAAATCTGATGTCATTATGTTGGTTCTGAATCAATCTGTTATCCCTCTCTCCAGATGTTGGATCCCATTCAGCATCGACTTCAAAGGCCCCTTCTTACCCTAAAAAAGCAAGGTCACCTTGCGTCCTTGAACTGATAACCATCTTTCAGCTAACCTAGCTTCCTCCGTCCCTCGGGACCAACAAGGGGTAGTACAAGAATATTCACCTATTGTCCATCGACTACGCCTTTCAGCCAAGTTGGATGGCTTATTTCCAATCTTGCAGCTGCTAATTCAGTCTTGCTATTGAAAGTTGAGCCACAGAACAATGAAGATTGCTAGCGGATGGGATTGAGAGAGACAGCGAGAGGTAGCGAATGAAGGaagagagacagggagagatAGCAAATGAAGGAAGACAGACAACGGACATGGCAGCGGAGGAAGATCAGTGCGAGGTAGGCAGCAGGTCTAGCAAGAGCTAACTCTGGCTCTCAAAGAATCTACTTAATAAATCTATGAGATCAACAAGAAAAGTAAATGTATTGCATTCAAGGACCTCAATAACTAGCCATGGGATTGCAATAGGAACAAAAACGGGGATGACTGTTGGATGCACCGGAGAGAGTAAGTAATTATGTCAAAAAGGCACTTGCCAAGACCTCTCTGCATGACCCTTTGTTTCTTGTTTACAggtaaaaagaaatttatagGATTCAGATGCCATTACCATGGTATAAAGGAGGGAGTGTGGTTGTGTAATGTCACCAACTCCCCTGATCTCTTATACAAAAGCCATAGTTTCACATACAACAAAGTGCCAGGGCCGAAGTTTCATCTCGGTGCCTTGGCACTTGCATTACAGCTAACTACACTTTACATGTAAAGAACAAAAGAAGCAACAAAATTAAGAAAACCCACCTACAAACACCTGGAAAGTGCCAGATTTTCACTCAAACTTCTAACTCATACTATATACGTATTACATTGATGCAAAAGTAAAACCTGACCTGCGCCTCAAATCAGTCAGCTCAACTGAAACTGAATGTGGTTCTAATCAGATAACTCAATGTTGCATCCTCTTAcaggaaaagggaaagagaatgcaggaaagaagaaaggaaatggCAGTATAAATGTAAAGGCAACAGCAACAGAAAACTCTGATTGATGATATTCCATTATCCCTTCGCTTCCTCTCCTTGTGTCTTGTTAATTTGGACTAAGAGCACATTGATGGTCAGCAGTGCATTAGCGGTCTCACGATTGGGATTGGTACATCATCATTGCTGCTGTTGTGATGCATTTGCTTTTGGACAGCCTTCACAGCTGCAACTCGTGCTGCATTGGCTGCTTTATTGGCAGCGGCTATGGCCTTGTTCACCCTCTCATCAACTCTGGCAACATCATATGCTTTCTCTGCTGCTCTTCGTGCTTCCTGTTGagcaaattcaataaaaaaaatttcctcatTTTAAGTTTACTTTCATGGTCCAACTTTCCACTTATCACATCTTGACGGTCAATGACATTGGGTATTTCATAACCAGATGGATATTGAACTCAAAATTAAGCGAGGTAGGTTCAAACAGAACAGATGAATTGGTCCAACACAAATTAGCCTGGTGGCCAATTTTAGTCAGTTTTATGTCAAAATCAGTCACCAAGCTAGCCTGATCCACCAAGGGATGGTAAGTGGAGTTACCTGGACAGAATTCAATACTTTGGAATGGTTAACGGCAATGGGAGATCCAGGGTGAGTGTTCTGTGTACTTGGGATATCAAGCAGACCATTTTGCCAGTGTCCAGGTTGTGTCTCCCCATTCCTGAATGTATACATTCCAAGCCCTTGTCTCTGTCCCTCATGCCAGGCTCCTTCATACCGATGACCATTTGCGAATTGATAGACTCCAAATCCATGCATCTTGTCCGCAAAATATTCTCCAGCATAAGTGTCTCCATTTCTGCATTCAATACAAATATAAAACAGAATTGGGTATCAGAAGACGAACAAGTATATTTTCTTGCACTTAACGTATCCAAACCACATGCAAAGAGATACTACACCCAAGTTTTATAATAGAATTTCACCTTTCCATCAGATATAAGGAAGGTgcgg contains:
- the LOC122648384 gene encoding junctophilin-3-like; this encodes MHGFGVYQFANGHRYEGAWHEGQRQGLGMYTFRNGETQPGHWQNGLLDIPSTQNTHPGSPIAVNHSKVLNSVQEARRAAEKAYDVARVDERVNKAIAAANKAANAARVAAVKAVQKQMHHNSSNDDVPIPIVRPLMHC
- the LOC122648382 gene encoding 60S ribosomal protein L37a, giving the protein MTKRTKKAGIVGKYGTRYGASLRKQIKKMEVSQHSKYFCEFCGKYAVKRKAVGIWGCKDCGKVKAGGAYTLNTASAVTVRSTIRRLREQTES